One genomic window of Solanum stenotomum isolate F172 chromosome 9, ASM1918654v1, whole genome shotgun sequence includes the following:
- the LOC125876536 gene encoding protein NOI4 isoform X2 — protein sequence MSEKGRPLPKFGEWDVNDPASAEGFTVIFNKARDEKKTGGKPDSPSKADGNRKEGEEPLKPQTKKWFCCMQSPHAES from the exons ATGTCG GAAAAGGGTCGACCGTTGCCTAAGTTTGGTGAATGGGATGTCAATGATCCAGCTTCTGCAGAGGGATTTACTGTGATTTTCAACAAGGCTAGGGATGAGAAAAAAACTGGTGGCAAGCCTGACTCACCATCAAAGGCTGATGGTAATAGAAAGGAAGGAGAAGAACCTTTAAAACCTCAAACT AAAAAATGGTTTTGCTGTATGCAGAGCCCTCATGCAGAATCTTGA
- the LOC125876536 gene encoding protein NOI4 isoform X1, with protein sequence MSQEKGRPLPKFGEWDVNDPASAEGFTVIFNKARDEKKTGGKPDSPSKADGNRKEGEEPLKPQTKKWFCCMQSPHAES encoded by the exons ATGTCG CAGGAAAAGGGTCGACCGTTGCCTAAGTTTGGTGAATGGGATGTCAATGATCCAGCTTCTGCAGAGGGATTTACTGTGATTTTCAACAAGGCTAGGGATGAGAAAAAAACTGGTGGCAAGCCTGACTCACCATCAAAGGCTGATGGTAATAGAAAGGAAGGAGAAGAACCTTTAAAACCTCAAACT AAAAAATGGTTTTGCTGTATGCAGAGCCCTCATGCAGAATCTTGA
- the LOC125876532 gene encoding transmembrane emp24 domain-containing protein p24beta2-like isoform X1 translates to MRIGSLKVWILVTILVVAWRCGGVYGIRFVIDREECFSHKVQMGESVHFSFVVIKSEGSWHYSEEGVDLVVKGPSGEQLHDFRDKISEKTEFVAHHEGVYRFCFTNKSPYHETIDFDLHAAHFSYHDEHAKDEHFKPLFEHIGQLEEALYNIQFEQHWLEAQTDRQAIVNEIMSKRAVYKALLESSALIGVSVLQVYLLKHLFERKLGQSRV, encoded by the exons ATGAGAATTGGGTCATTGAAAGTTTGGATCTTGGTGACTATATTGGTGGTGGCATGGAGATGTGGAGGGGTTTATGGAATTAGATTTGTGATTGATAGAGAAGAATGTTTTTCACATAAAGTTCAAATGGGAGAATCAGTTCATTTTTCGTTTGTTGTTATCAAATCAGAAGGTTCTTGGCATTATAGTGAAGAGGGTGTTGACCTTGTG GTGAAGGGACCTTCCGGGGAGCAGCTTCATGATTTTCGTGACAAAATAAGTGAGAAGACTGAGTTTGTGGCCCATCACGAAGGAGTTTATCGTTTCTGTTTCACCAACAAGTCACCCTATCATGAAACCATAGACTTTGATCTACATGCTGCCCACTTCTCATACCACGATGAGCACGCAAAAGATG AGCATTTCAAACCGTTGTTTGAGCACATTGGACAACTAGAGGAAGCTTTATACAACATTCAGTTTGAGCAGCATTGGCTCGAGGCCCAGACAGACCGACAAGCAATAG TGAATGAAATAATGAGCAAAAGAGCAGTCTACAAAGCTTTGCTCGAGTCTTCTGCTCTCATTGGCGTTAGCGTTCTGCAAGTCTACCTCCTAAAGCATCTTTTCGAACGAAAGCTGGGGCAGTCCAGAGTTTAG